Genomic DNA from Nonomuraea rubra:
TTCGCCATGATCCACCACTGCCCGTTCGCCAGCGCCTGCGCCGGATACAGCAGGTCCCACCATCGCTCCGCACCCGTCTCGTACGCCGAGACCGACACCACGACGCGGGCGCCGCGCGAGCGGAGGGCCCGCGCGTAGCCGGGATGGTCGCCGTCGAAGCAGATGCCCAGCCCGACCGGCCCCCACGGGGTGCCGATCACGGTGGCCGTCCCGCCGGCCGCGAAGACCGCGGCCTCGCCGGTGGTGGGGTAGAGGTGCGCCTTGCGGTGCGCCGCGACGCGCTCGCCGTCCGGCGCGTAGACCGGTGCGGTGTTGTAGAGCGTTCCTCCGGCGCGCTCGGGCACGCTGCCGGCGAAGAGCCACAGGCCGTGCTCGCGGGCGAGGTCACGCAGCAGCCGGTCGCGGGGCCCGTCGAGCGGTTCGGCTGCGGTCTCGGCGTCGGCGGCGAGCGTGCGGGCGCCGTAGCCGGACGGCCACAGCTCGGGCAGGACCACAAGGTCGGCGCCCTGTGCGGACAGCGCGGCGACCAGGCGCCCGGCGGTGGCCTCGTTGGCGGCGGGCCGCCCCGGCTCGGGACGCCACTGGGCGATCCCGATCCTGGTCGTCCGGCAGGCGCTCATCGGCTCCTCCTTCGCGGAGCTGGGGTGGTGGGAAGTACGAGAATGGCATGCGCCAGAACGGACGTATACGGCCGCTGCATCGCTTTTGTTGATGACCTACGCCGGCATTCTGCGCTTGTCCCGTGGTCAGGGCCACGTCGAGACTGCTGTGAAGTCGGCTGGAACGCCGGACAGCTAGCCCCGAGGAGGCCACCGTTCCATGGCTGAGCCCACGACCGTTGAACCGTTCCAGTTCGAGCGACGAACGATCGACCACATACCCGTGACCGAACGGCACGGCAGGGCGCGCAACCTGTTCACGATCTGGTTCGGTTCGAACATCATGTTGCTGACCGTCGCCACCGGCGTCGTCGCGACCGCGGTCTACGGCCTGCCCCTGTGGGCGGCGCTGCTGTCGCTGGCGCTCGGGAACATCGCCGGCGGCGTGGTGATGGCGCTGCACGCGGCGCAGGGGCCGCAGATGGGCGTGCCGCAGATGTTGCAGACGCGTGCCCAGTTCGGCTCGTACGGCAGCCTGCTGGTGGTCGTGCTCGTGGTCCTCATGTACGTCGGCTTCTTCGCCTCCAACATGGTCCTCGGCGGGCAGGCGATCTCCACCCTCCTCGGCCTGCCGGAGACGCTCGCGATCACCCTGATCGGGCTGCTCAGCGTGGCGGGCGCCAGTGTGGGCTACAAGCTGATCCACGGCCTCGCCTCGCTGATGAGCGTGATCGCCGGCGTCACGCTCGCCCTGGCCTTCGTCTGGGCGCTGGCCGTCAACGGCCTGCCCGCCGGCACGCTGTCGTCGGGGGAGTTCAGCTGGCTCGGCTTCATGGGCACGCTGTCGCTGGCCGCCCTGTGGCAGATCGCGTACGCGCCGTACGTCTCCGACTACACCCGTTACATGCCGCGTGACACGGGCGTGCGGCCGGCGTTCTGGGCGACGTACTCGGGCGCGGTGCTCGGCTCGGTGCTGCCGATGGTGCTCGGCGCCCTGGTCGGCGCCGCCTTCCCCAAGGCCGACACCGTCACCGGCCTCGGCTCGATCACCGAGGGCATCGGCGCCCTGGTCATCGCGGTGTTCGGCATCGGCATCGCGTGCACGAACTCGCTCAACCTCTACTGCGGCGCGCTGTCGGCCATCACCGTCGGGCAGACGCTCTTCCCGCGCTGGGTCCCGCGCGCCGGCGTCCGCGCGCTGGTCGCCTCGGCGCTGTTCCTGTGCGCGCT
This window encodes:
- a CDS encoding carbon-nitrogen hydrolase family protein — protein: MSACRTTRIGIAQWRPEPGRPAANEATAGRLVAALSAQGADLVVLPELWPSGYGARTLAADAETAAEPLDGPRDRLLRDLAREHGLWLFAGSVPERAGGTLYNTAPVYAPDGERVAAHRKAHLYPTTGEAAVFAAGGTATVIGTPWGPVGLGICFDGDHPGYARALRSRGARVVVSVSAYETGAERWWDLLYPAQALANGQWWIMANQCGGAGPSGLLGASRVIAPDGRIVAEAPRVTAGQGPVPEEHLLVADLDLAAGIAAADRDAAPLWEGARPEVYT
- a CDS encoding purine-cytosine permease family protein, with translation MAEPTTVEPFQFERRTIDHIPVTERHGRARNLFTIWFGSNIMLLTVATGVVATAVYGLPLWAALLSLALGNIAGGVVMALHAAQGPQMGVPQMLQTRAQFGSYGSLLVVVLVVLMYVGFFASNMVLGGQAISTLLGLPETLAITLIGLLSVAGASVGYKLIHGLASLMSVIAGVTLALAFVWALAVNGLPAGTLSSGEFSWLGFMGTLSLAALWQIAYAPYVSDYTRYMPRDTGVRPAFWATYSGAVLGSVLPMVLGALVGAAFPKADTVTGLGSITEGIGALVIAVFGIGIACTNSLNLYCGALSAITVGQTLFPRWVPRAGVRALVASALFLCALAMALAGKDNFLVNFTNFMLLLMCVLVPWTAVNLVDYYAIRHGHYDIDSLFRRDGGVYGRYNPIAIACYFLGIAVQIPFLSTTIYTGPIAERIGAVDISWIVGLAVICPLYYAWMRKAGRTRARTPFPATDTLLAGGETK